TATTCCTATTGTGTATAGTTTATTTGATAGGGAAACTAGAAGAATGAATAAAAAATATGTAACTCCAGACGGTCAGTTGATTCCAGCTTATTTACTTGAAGATAAACTAATTCATGAAGATAGACAGGAAGAAATCGAAAGCTCACAAGATAATAAAGAGCAACTTCCCGCGCCACCAAACCCATCTAAATTTGAAAAAGAAGATATGGTGAATATGCTCGAACAAATCATTGATATTGTGAAAGATAAAAAATAGAGGACAAATGGGGCGTAGATCCCATTTGTCTTTTTTTTGTATCTCAACCGATTTGATCGATTAATGAGCGTAACATATCATCTTGTGGAGATTCTCCATATTTTTCAAACGGACAGCCTGAGTTTTTCACTCTGTTTAATACATGTTCTATTGTAAATTGTTCAACAGAAAGTTGTGGAGTAATTTCCTCCCAATATAGAGGGGCAGCGATATATGCACCTTCTTTTTTACCTCGAAGAGAATATGGAGCAATAATTGTTTTACCCTCGGCGTGTTGAATATAATCCACATACAACCGGTTTCCACGATTTTTCTTCATCCGTTCAATAGTAAAATCATCAGGAAAACTTGTTACCAAAAATTCAGCAATAAAACCTGTGAACTTTCTTGTTTCTTCATAAGTTAGAGAATTTTTGGAAATAGGTATATGGATTTGTAATCCTTTATTACCTGATAATTTTGGAAAGGTTGTTAACTGAAATTTGTCAAAAATCTTTTTCATTTCTAATGAAGCTTTAATAGCTAAGTGAAAGTATTCTTTAGAAGGAGGATCTAGATCAAATACGATTTCAGTTGGGTTACTAGTATCGATTGTTTGAAATGGTATATGATATTCAAATGCTAATTGATTCCCCAACCAAATTAATGTTGATAAATTATTACAAACAATATAATCAATATCCTCATGTTTTTTTGTTTGTATAAAGTCAGGTGCATAGTCAGGGCAATTTTTTTGATAAAAGGCTTCACCGAACATTCCATGTGGAAAACGGATGACAGTTAACAGTCGATTTTGTAAGAATGGCAGCATATATTGAGAAATTTGATATAAATAACTTAAAAATGTCTCCTTTTTTAAGTCAACCGTTTCCCATAAAGGTTTGTCTGGATGTGTGATTGAAATTTCTTGATGAATAGGTGCAGTTTTAAGTAAAAGCATGTCCCATGTACAATCTTCCACATGATAATCAAATCGAAATGTAAAAAAAGACGGTTCTCTTAGCTGATCTTTATATAGGGATAAAAACTGTAATTCAACCACAATTGCTGGTTTAATCTCAATAAAATTAGCTGTTTCCGAATGTTTGTTTTCTCGGATAATTTGCAGAAGTGCATGGCGTTCTTGACTGGAAATTCCATGAGAAAACACTCCTACTTGTATAATGTTATTTTTTGAATAAACCCCAACATGAAAGTAACCATTTTCTTTATCATAACCAGTAATAAAAAAACAGGCTCTTTTATAATTCTTAATTTTTAGCCACTGCTTCGTCCGAACGCCTGCTTCCCATTTCCCTTTTTGCTGCTTCGCAATAACGCCTTCTCCATCTTCTAACTTCATCTCTTTCCAAAGGGTTGAATAATCGGTTGTACAGGGAACATACTGTAAAAGATTAGAAGTTTTAGTATCAACAGTAGTACCGAGCTTTAACGCCTTAAAAAGATTTTTCAACTCAGACTTTCTTTCTTTGAAAGTATTTGATTGTAATGAATTACCTTTTAATTTAAGTAAATCAAAGGCTAGAAATCGACAAGGATGTTTCTCTGCTTCATGAAGTATTTTTTCCTTGTTTTTTAACCTGCCTCTAATTTGAAGCAATTCAAAGTTTGAAAAATGGGGAGTTTCAAGATAAACGAGTTCTCCATCCAATGTAATTGGTAAAAATGGCTCGAAAGCTTTATGTATTTTTTTAACTTCATTTATAATTTCTGGAAAGTTGTCATTTAGTGATTTTTCATTTCTACTCATTAACTCAATGGAGGTGTTTGTAATAGTTAATATCGAGCGAAATCCATCATATTTCGTTTCGTAAATCCAATCTGAACCAGTTGGAATATCTGCGTGTAATGTAGGAAGCATTGGTTTCATGATTTTCCCCCTAAAAGTTGATAATCGTAAGTATCTAATTCTTAATATGGACAGATCTAGCATGAAACATGAAAGGAGAGAGGTATTTTTGAACAAAGCTGTATTTTTGGATCGAGATGGTGTAATTAATGAGGTGTTAACCAAACGGGTAAAGTTTGTTAATAAACCAGAGCAAATGTATTTGCTTGAAGGTGTTGGTGAAGGGATAAAAATGTTAAACGATGCAAACTTTTTAGTCTTTGTTGTAACAAACCAAGGTGGAGTTGGATTGGGGTATATGAAGGAAGAGATGTTAAAAAAGGTACATGAAAAAATGAAGAAAGATATTAATGAGTACGGTGGGAAAATTGATGATATTATTTATTGCCCTCATAAACCACATGCCGGCTGTGCTTGTCGCAAGCCGGAACCTGAGATGCTCCATACACTTGCGAACAAGCATCAAGTTTCTTTAAAAGAAAGTTACATGATTGGTGATCGTGATGTTGATATTATGGCAGGGAAGCAAGCCGGAGCAAAGACAATTTTAATTGGAGATGAAGAAGGGTTAGCGGATAAACATTTTCCCTCTTTGTATGAAGCCGCAGAATGGATTATTGCTCACTAAAAAGCGATCGGAAGTGTTCCGGTTGCTTTTTATTATTCAGAATATTATTGCAACCTTTTTTACTACATGGTATTCTATTAACGTGAAAACGCTTGCAACAAAAGAGATTTCGGGAATTTGGAAATCTTTATTATTTTAACTTTTTGTGCAAACGTTTCCGCAATTAACGACAAAAATTAGGGGAGGTAAAGAAATTTGAACGTAAAAGAAAGAAGGTCATTAACGTATTTAGTTGTTTTAATTATGTTTTTACAGCTGTTTTCAGGTCTTTTTCCTTATGCAAACGCTAGCGCACAGGTCATTAGTCCTGTCATTGAAGAAGATGGCAGTGTAACATTTCATTACAATCAGACAGACGAATCATCGGTATTTGTCATCGGCAGTTTCAATGGATGGGATTTATCAACTGCAGTTGAAATGACGTTAGAAAATGGGGTCTTTTCTGCTACTATTTCAGATCTGGAGCCAGGAGATTATGAGTATAAGTTTCTTATTAATAATCGTACATGGGATGAAAGCAGCACCGATCCGCTTAATCCAAATACAGCTGACGGAAATTCTACCTTTACGATAGAATCAACAGAGCCTGTGAACGTTCAATCAGCTCTAATGGACTCATTTAGTGAGATTCTTGTTACAACAAATAAGAATTTTGGTGAGAAGGAATTTGTTTTAACAGATGTTGCTGAAAATAAGGTTATAGAAACAACTGTAACAAAAGTGGATGATAAGAAAGTCAAATTGATTCTTACTGATGAATCAAGTGTAGATGTAAGAAAAGTGTATAAAGTATCATTAGGTGGTTCTGAGGGTACAAAGGTAGTAATGCGTAACATATTAAATGATGACAGCTTTTTTTATGCCGGAAATGATTTAGGATATACGTATTCTTCTAGTAAAACAACTTTTAAACTTTGGGCACCAACTGCAACAAAAGTAAGTCTAGCAATCTATGAAGAAGCAGGTACCTATGAAGGTCCTTTTGTTTCTGACCATACAGGCGGTACAGAAAAGCTCATGACGAGAGCGGACAATGGTGTTTGGTCATTAACAGTTGATGAAGACTTGAAAAATAAATACTATATGTACAAACTCGATTTCGCTGATGGAACTTCTCATTATGCTGTTGATCCATACGCACGCTCTACTTCTGCTAATGGACAAAGAGCTGCGATTGTAGACTTAGACAGTACTGATCCAACGGGATTTGACCCTGCAGATAAACCTGCAGTAGTTTCTCCAGCTGATGCCATTATCTATGAACTCCATGTAAGAGATTTCTCAATCGATGAGCAATCAGGTATGGAGAATAAAGGGAAATACTTAGCTTTTACCGAGACAGGTACAACAGGTACTAACGGTGTAAAAACAGGTGTGGATTCTTTAAGAGAATTAGGTGTTAACTATGTTCACTTATTGCCAACGTATGACTTTGGATCAGTGAATGAATTAACGGTCAACGACCCAAATTCTTCGGATGTTAAGTTTAACTGGGGCTTATGATCCAATTCACTTTAATGTACCAGAAGGCTCGTATTCTAGTGATCCTATGGACCCGACTAGTAGAATTAAAGAATACAAGAGAATGGTTCAATCTTTACATGATAATGGAATACGTGTTATAGCAGATGTTGTTTATAATCACACTTATATGAATGAATCAACACAGCTTGAAGGAAGCTCACCCTTTGATCTTATTGTGCCTGGTTATTATTATCGTACAGATGATGCTGGACATATTACAAATGGATCTGGTACAGGTAATGAAGTGGCCTCTGAACGACCAATGGTCCGTAAGTATATCAAGGATTCTGTGCAATATTGGGCGACTGAATTTGGAATTGATGGATTCCGATTTGATTTAATGGGTCTCATCGATCAAAAAACAATGCAGGAATTAACGAAAGAACTACAAAATAAAGTAGATCCTAATGTGTTAATTTATGGAGAGCCATGGACAGGTGGTTCAACTAGTCTTCCATCTTCTATGCAGCACGTTAAAGGCTCTCAAAAAGATCAAGGATATGCTGTTTTTAATGATAATATTCGCGGAGCTATTAAAGGTGATAGTGATGCAGCTGGAACTGGCTTTGCAACAGGTGCTTCTGGAAAAGAGGGAGACATTGTTGAAGGTGTAAAAGGAGCAATTGATCAGTTTACAAACAAACCACAGGAGAGCATCACATATGTAACTGCACATGATAATTTGAACCTATGGGATAAATTAATGAGAGTGGCTGGTACTGATACGGATCATGAATCAGATCAATATGATCCTCATGCAGTTATTACAGAGGAAGATGCTTTAAAGAATGAATGGGTAAAACGTAGTCTTTTAGCAAATGGAATTGTATTAACTTCTCAAGGCATTCCATTTCTTCATGCTGGTGAAGAGATGCTTAGAAGTAAATATGGTGTTCATAATAGCTATAAAAGTTCCCGACAGTATTAATAAGATACGTTGGGAATTAAAGAACGACTATCAATCTGTTTTTACTTACTACAAAGGATTAATTGAACTACGTAAAAAACATGCTGCTTTTAAAATGGATTCGAAGGAAGAAGTACAATCACATTTACAAGTATTAAAACAGAATGAAAATGTTGTGGCATATCAACTAAAAGATCACGCGAATAATGATACATGGAAAAATATCGTTGTCATTTATAATGCGAATAAAACGGCAAAAGAGGTAGCATTACCTGTAAACGGACATTGGAATATTGTGGTTGATCATACATCAGCTGGTACTGAAACAATTCGTACAGTTAATTCAGACAAAGTAACTGTTGAAGGTCTTTCCATGATGGTTCTTTATGATCAATCAGAAGCAGAATACACACCTGTGCCGACAAATATTGAAGTAAACCCTGATATATTTGCAATTAATCCTGGTGAAACAAAAGGTGTTAGTGCATATGTGAAGGACCAAAACGGTCGAGTTATGTTAGGAGAAGATTTAACATGGACTTCATCAAATGAAGCAGTTGCGACTGTAAATAACGGTCGAGTTGTTGGTGTAACAGAAGGAACTGCCATTATTACCGTAAAAGCAGGAGAGATTCAAGCG
This Metabacillus endolithicus DNA region includes the following protein-coding sequences:
- a CDS encoding D-glycero-alpha-D-manno-heptose-1,7-bisphosphate 7-phosphatase, whose translation is MNKAVFLDRDGVINEVLTKRVKFVNKPEQMYLLEGVGEGIKMLNDANFLVFVVTNQGGVGLGYMKEEMLKKVHEKMKKDINEYGGKIDDIIYCPHKPHAGCACRKPEPEMLHTLANKHQVSLKESYMIGDRDVDIMAGKQAGAKTILIGDEEGLADKHFPSLYEAAEWIIAH
- a CDS encoding DNA ligase D, which codes for MKPMLPTLHADIPTGSDWIYETKYDGFRSILTITNTSIELMSRNEKSLNDNFPEIINEVKKIHKAFEPFLPITLDGELVYLETPHFSNFELLQIRGRLKNKEKILHEAEKHPCRFLAFDLLKLKGNSLQSNTFKERKSELKNLFKALKLGTTVDTKTSNLLQYVPCTTDYSTLWKEMKLEDGEGVIAKQQKGKWEAGVRTKQWLKIKNYKRACFFITGYDKENGYFHVGVYSKNNIIQVGVFSHGISSQERHALLQIIRENKHSETANFIEIKPAIVVELQFLSLYKDQLREPSFFTFRFDYHVEDCTWDMLLLKTAPIHQEISITHPDKPLWETVDLKKETFLSYLYQISQYMLPFLQNRLLTVIRFPHGMFGEAFYQKNCPDYAPDFIQTKKHEDIDYIVCNNLSTLIWLGNQLAFEYHIPFQTIDTSNPTEIVFDLDPPSKEYFHLAIKASLEMKKIFDKFQLTTFPKLSGNKGLQIHIPISKNSLTYEETRKFTGFIAEFLVTSFPDDFTIERMKKNRGNRLYVDYIQHAEGKTIIAPYSLRGKKEGAYIAAPLYWEEITPQLSVEQFTIEHVLNRVKNSGCPFEKYGESPQDDMLRSLIDQIG
- a CDS encoding alpha-amylase family glycosyl hydrolase; the encoded protein is MLSLTGAYDPIHFNVPEGSYSSDPMDPTSRIKEYKRMVQSLHDNGIRVIADVVYNHTYMNESTQLEGSSPFDLIVPGYYYRTDDAGHITNGSGTGNEVASERPMVRKYIKDSVQYWATEFGIDGFRFDLMGLIDQKTMQELTKELQNKVDPNVLIYGEPWTGGSTSLPSSMQHVKGSQKDQGYAVFNDNIRGAIKGDSDAAGTGFATGASGKEGDIVEGVKGAIDQFTNKPQESITYVTAHDNLNLWDKLMRVAGTDTDHESDQYDPHAVITEEDALKNEWVKRSLLANGIVLTSQGIPFLHAGEEMLRSKYGVHNSYKSSRQY